The genomic stretch gagcagtcccaaacacccctaaGTACGAACCTACTAACTCTTCTTTGGTGCATCCATCATCCATGTCATCATTCACTAGTTTAGCAAATTACTTGGACCGTCAACTGGCATAGTTGAATTGCTTGATGAAATCAAATGGTCATTCATTTTGGCTTTGTTGCTCCATCATTATTGTTTCCTCTTTCACCACCTCCCCTCACATTATTCTTCTCTTTTTAAGATGGGAGGTCACGCACTATTATAGAAGCAACGCCACCCCCACCAATTTTTTATATGGAACACACACATATCAAAATTGAAACTTTAAATTGTTTGACCAATAATTTGACTAACAGTTTTTAACTATAATAATACAAACTTTATAAAGTTAAATTTGTTATCAAATATACTATCCAACTATTATAAGCTCATAAACataaacaatataatataaaataaataaatgatcgTGTGCCTCATAAAAGAAAACATAAGTATTATTCATAGATATTAGGGCATCTCCAAGAGTCTTTCTAAAATTactctaaatcatcatttggagAGATATTTGAGTAAATGTTATTTTCTATATCTTTGTATCCAACAACTTTTCTATGCATTGCACGCACTCTAGAGAGCCATCCTCGTTATCCATCTTTGGCTAGTGAAAAATACGAAATAGAGAATGTCTATATTTGGAGATCCAATTAATGAGGTTGTTGGAATTTTCTTAATTAAAATCTATATCCTATAAATTAGGAAGGATATAAAGAATcccttagagatgctcttagcgGTAACTATTGTTGATGTTTTCTAAGGTTGTAGCCCGTGTAAGAGCACGTGTTGATAGGTTAGTTTATATAGTTAATCAGGTGATAATTACTTCTCCATCCTTATAATAGTGTATTAGAATTTAAGATTttcaatttttttagttttaacCAAACATTAGTCAAGTTGTATGCACATCTTTAACATATCAAAAAATAATAGCTTTTGCGTTTGAATATCATCTACTCCTCCATTGACTGTTGTTTACATCAATTTTACTATATGTATCTACATATAATGTATGTCTATATATAACAAAATCTATGTAACAAAAAAGTCAAAGTGAtataacttaggccttgtttagatgcgaaaagattttggattttgctactgtagcactttcgtttgtttgtggtaaatattgtccaattatagattaactagaatcaaaagattcgtctcgcgatttacaggtaaactgtgcaattagtttttatttttgtttatatttaatgcttcatgcatgtgtcgaaaaatttgatgtgacgggaaatcttgaaaattttttggttttcgggatgaactaaacaaggtcttagaaAGAGGAACCAGTATAATATTGACCTTTCAGCGATtggtaatatatatatacaggaAGAAAAATGAAAAGCCAAATGTATATACTCCTACATGCAAAGACTACTTTCGAGTACTAGTGCACCCTATAAAAAAGAACTACATATTGTATAATTAAGTTCTTTGCCAAATCTTCACAAAATTGCATCGCAGTAACAGTAACCTATTCCCTATTAATACACACCCTCTTTTTATTATTCATATTCTAACCTACGTATTAATACAAAACAACTACTTCCCCCGATCCAAGTTGTAAGACGTTCTGACATAGTTGGATCCGGGAGTATTCGGTAGCAGCgtaggagctgctgctgctgccactgccaGCGAGCATATGAGCATCACAGTCAGAGCTTTTTCAGCCTTATCTGAGCACCGTGCTGAGGGTGCAGTGTTATCACGGTGTAGGGCGCGTGGGTGTAGGATGGCGAGAGCTCAAAGGAGAAGCGCTGGAGGATGGTGCATAGCGCCATCTTGGCTTCCAGCAACGCAAAGCTCTGGCCGATGCAGATCCTGGGCCCCCCTCCAAACGGAAAGAAAGCCGCCTGATGCCTGGTGGCGTTGGAGATGCCATTGGCAAACCTCTCTGGATTGAACTCACTTGCGTCTTTTCCCCAAATGTCGGGATCATGGTGAATGAAGATGATGGGCAGAAGAAGGTTCACTCCTGCAGGATATTTAATTCCACCGAGCTCCATTTCCTTATAAGTTCTTCTGGTTAGAAAGGTTGCCGGTGGGTATAACCTGAGGACCTCATGTAGAATCATGGTTACCTGCACATATATGACATAGGACCAAATTGTTGATTCAGTTATACGGTATGGAAAACACTGGCTTATTTAGTTTTCCTCAAAGAATGTTCCAGTTTAACACTTGGCAGCATTTTTGTCCACATCATCCTTTCAGCATATTCAGACTCAGAAATGGATAACATATGGCATATATATAAATGTATCACTGAGACTTAACCATGACTACTTTGGATTTAAACCCGCAGTTCTCCACTAGAATCACATTATGAGGTTTATGTTAATTAGCTACTATTGAATTGAATAAAAACAAACCATTTCTATTTACTTAATCTCTTTTTACTTAGTCTCCATTAATTTGATAAAGGAATGGATATCACATATCCCTTTAGTAATTCGATTAAAAATATCCCTTTAGTAATCTGCAATTTTGGAATCTTGCAATAAAGTAGAACATGGATTTCACACTTACAATCTTCAGGCGGCTCAAGCTATCAAAATCTGGTCTGGTTCTCCCAAAGTGGCTCAACACTTCTTCTCTTGCTCGCTCTTGCCATTCTGGGTGCATGCTTAGCACAATAAGTGTCCAAGTAAGCAGGACTGATGTTGTCTCCATACCTGCAAAGTAAAATAGCTTGCATTCCTCAATCACATCTTCTGTTGTCAGTCCCAGGCTTGCATTTCCATTTGATTGCCTTGTGTTTGACTCCAGTAATAAGCCCAGCAAGTCATCATTATTTGTTTCGCCATTTCTAGTAGCCTTCTCTCTTTTCCCAATTATTTCACGGAGAATTTTGCGGATCTCTAGATCGATTTCTTTCATCCTTCTGTTGTTTTTGGTGGGCAAGAACCTGCATATGCTCAACAGCGTTATCACAGAAGACTTGCATTCTGCTATTCTGAATTCTTCATAAAAATCTTTTCTTTCCATTTGACACAGCAATCAATCTAGTACTAAAAACGCCAACAATCCTAAAAAATATTGTTTTATGACGAATTATAGTTATAAAAACAAGGAGAGGACTGAGGAGTAATCGATAAAATAAATCTTCATGTATTCAAATGCTTGGATACACAATTGCACATGAATAAAACTTTGGTTCTGTTTAGTAGAGGAAAACGTAACAAACCAATAGCCTGGGATAAATATTGTCTGAATAGACTGAATAAGGCGTTCAGCTAGTTCTCCTTGCAGCTGGAAAATTCTCCTCCCTTCTTGATAGTTGCTGCCAAAAGCGGTTCTTGAGATAACATCTCCAGTAAGATTCTGGAACTCAGGCCAGACATCTATCTCAGAAGATCCCTCAGAAGGCATTGAATTCTCCCATCTAATAATCGTTTCAATACAACAGGTCGAAAATACTGGCAGCATCCGCTGTGAATTAAACAATCACCAATAGTATATTTAGGGAACTGCTATCCAATATACAACACAAATCCAATGTGAAATAGTAAAAAAAGTAAAATCCATTTATAGAACGATCAGCTAAAAGAATTACCTTTATTTTCTCATGGTGAAAGGCAGGATTAAGAATTCTCCTGTGCTTTGCCCATTTTTCACCATCATGATTTACTACCCCATTGGCTAGCAACTTCCCAATGCGGCTGCTCCGTGGTTTGCCAAAGTGGCCAAACTTATTAGACAACACCTCTTTGACTAACTCCGGGTCTGGAATCATCACCCTTGGTGTTGGGCCGAACCAAGTGAAAGATAATTTCCCTGCAGTTGAGTTTCGGAAACAGGATTAGTCTAAAGAAGTGAGAAGAGTAGAAGATAAACGTATTTTCTGTTTCTTTCATTCAATTTTGTTAATAAAATAGTCATCCTATCAAGTACAATGTACATAAATATCCCGTTACTGCTACATAATCTTTACAGAACATCAAGCGTCCTACTACTTGATAGGAGGGGAAATGATTAATCATGCAGTGCTGCATTAAGGTATCATATTTACTCTGCCACACCCATGTCGTCGGTTATTCAATTTTTCAGCTGCGCACCAAGGCATTTTTCAAACGTTAACAAATCACAAGGCCCAGATAACTGTACTGCTAaagtaaattaaaaaaaaaaactatttttcCCCATC from Sorghum bicolor cultivar BTx623 chromosome 3, Sorghum_bicolor_NCBIv3, whole genome shotgun sequence encodes the following:
- the LOC8054920 gene encoding cytochrome P450 72A15 isoform X2 codes for the protein MATRVLLMLRETSPWALAGAAASVALLWLVAWTLEWAWWTPRRLDRALRAQGLKGTRYRLFTGDLRETARVNREARKNPLPLGCHDIAPRVQPMLHSAMKEYGKLSFTWFGPTPRVMIPDPELVKEVLSNKFGHFGKPRSSRIGKLLANGVVNHDGEKWAKHRRILNPAFHHEKIKRMLPVFSTCCIETIIRWENSMPSEGSSEIDVWPEFQNLTGDVISRTAFGSNYQEGRRIFQLQGELAERLIQSIQTIFIPGYWFLPTKNNRRMKEIDLEIRKILREIIGKREKATRNGETNNDDLLGLLLESNTRQSNGNASLGLTTEDVIEECKLFYFAGMETTSVLLTWTLIVLSMHPEWQERAREEVLSHFGRTRPDFDSLSRLKIVTMILHEVLRLYPPATFLTRRTYKEMELGGIKYPAGVNLLLPIIFIHHDPDIWGKDASEFNPERFANGISNATRHQAAFFPFGGGPRICIGQSFALLEAKMALCTILQRFSFELSPSYTHAPYTVITLHPQHGAQIRLKKL
- the LOC8054920 gene encoding cytochrome P450 72A15 isoform X3, giving the protein MATRVLLMLRETSPWALAGAAASVALLWLVAWTLEWAWWTPRRLDRALRAQGLKGTRYRLFTGDLRETARVNREARKNPLPLGCHDIAPRVQPMLHSAMKEYGKLSFTWFGPTPRVMIPDPELVKEVLSNKFGHFGKPRSSRIGKLLANGVVNHDGEKWAKHRRILNPAFHHEKIKRMLPVFSTCCIETIIRWENSMPSEGSSEIDVWPEFQNLTGDVISRTAFGSNYQEGRRIFQLQGELAERLIQSIQTIFIPGYWFLPTKNNRRMKEIDLEIRKILREIIGKREKATRNGETNNDDLLGLLLESNTRQSNGNASLGLTTEDVIEECKLFYFAGMETTSVLLTWTLIVLSMHPEWQERAREEVLSHFGRTRPDFDSLSRLKIVTMILYEVLRLYPPVILLTRRTYKEMELGGITYPSGVSLLLPIIFIHHDPNIWGKDASEFNPQRFEDGISNATKHQAAFFPFGWGPRICIGQNFALLEAKMALCTILQRFSFELSPSYTHAPYTVITLHPQHGAQIRLKKL